In Halopiger aswanensis, the DNA window GCGGAGTCGGGGATCATCGGTACCGCGATCGGCATGGCCACCTACGGGATGCGGCCGGTCCCCGAAATCCAGTTCATGGGCTTTATCTATCCGGGATTCGACCAGATCGTCTCCCACGCCGCGCGCCTGCGGACGCGCTCACGCGGGCGATACACGTGTCCGATGGTGGTCCGTGCCCCCTACGGCGGCGGTATCCGCGCGCCCGAACACCACTCCGAGTCGACCGAGGCGATGTTCGTCCACCAGCCCGGTCTGAAGGTCGCGATTCCCTCGACGCCCGCCGACGCGAAGGGGCTGCTGACGAGCGCGATCCGCTCGCCCGACCCGGTGATCTTCCTCGAGCCGAAGCTCATCTACCGGGCGTTCCGCGAAGAAGTCCCCACGGAGTCCTACGAGGTCCCCCTCGGCGAGGCGGCCGTCCGCCGCGAGGGGTCGGACATATCCGTCTACACGTGGGGCGCGATGACCAGGCCGACGCTCGAGGCCGCCGAGAACCTCGCGGACGAGATCGACGTCGAAGTGGTCGACCTGCGGACCCTCTCGCCGCTGGACGAGGCGACCATCGTCGAGTCCTTCGAGAAGACCGGCCGCGCCGCGGTCGTCCACGAGGCGCCCAAGACGGGCGGGCTGGGCGCGGAACTCGTCGCCACCCTGCAGGAGGAAGCACTACTGTATCAGGAAGCGCCGGTGGAACGTATCACGGGCTTCGATACCCCGTTCCCGCTGTACGCCCTCGAGGACTACTACCTCCCGGAGGCGGCACGCATCGAGGACGGGATTCGGAACGCGGTGGAGTTCTAACATGGTACGCGAATTCCAACTTCCGGACGTCGGCGAAGGAGTCGCGGAGGGCGAACTGGTCTCGTGGTTAGTCGAGGAAGGCGACGAGGTCAGCGAGGATCAGCCAGTTGCCGAAGTCGAGACGGACAAGGCGCTCGTCGAGGTTCCTGCGCCGGTCAACGGGACAGTCCGTGAGCTACACGTCGAGGCGGGCGAGGTCGTCGACGTCGGAACGGTGATCATCTCGTTCGACGTCGAGGGCGAAGTAGGCGAAGCAGCGGAGACCGAACCTGAGGCCGAACCCGCGGAATCCGAGACGGCCGACGGTGCCGACACGACCGCATCCGGTGAAGCCGGCAGCCCCGGGGCTGAGCCCGCCGATATCGACGAGGCCGAGACGCCGGCCACGCCCGAGGACCGCATCTTCGCGCCGCCGCGAGTCCGCCGGCTGGCCCGGGAGGAGGGCATCGACCTCGCGCGACTCGAGGGGTCCGGCCCCGGCGGTCGGATCACGACGGCCGACGTAGAGGCTGCCGTTCGCGGCGGGTCGCTCGAGGGCGCTGCCCAGGTCGAGTCGACGGAGGGAACGGCCGAAGCGGAGACGGACGATTCGACGAGTGCGACCGACGGTACCGCAACCGCAAGCGAATCCGTCGCGGCGGCTGCCGAAACGGAGACGCCCTCGAGTGCATCGACTCCCGAGACGCCGTCGACGGTCGAGTCGGCCGACCGCGACCGCACGCTCGCGGCGCCCGCAACCCGCCGGATCGCCCAGGAGGCGGGCGTCGACATCGACGCCGTCCCCGCGGTCGAGCAGCGGGACGGCGAGGCGTTCGTCACGCCAGAGGCCGTCCGGGAGTACGCCGAGGCACAGCAGCGAGCGCAGGAAGCAGCGGATCGCGAGGCGCTCGAGGCCGGTGGGACCGGCGAAACTGGCGGGACGAAAGGCACCCAGTTCGCCGAGGGCGAGCGCGAGCGCCGCGAGCCGTTCCGCGGCGTCCGCAAGCGCATCGCCGAGGCGATGGTCGAGTCGAAGTACAGCGCGCCCCACGTCACCCACCACGACGAGGTCGACGTGACGGAACTCGTCGAGGCCCGCGAGGAACTCAAGCCCCGCGCCGAGGAGCGGGGCATCCGGCTGACCTACATGCCGTTCATCATGAAGGCGGTCGTCGCGGCCCTGCAGGAGTACCCCGAGATGAACGCGGTCATCGACGAGGAGAACGACGAGATCGTCTACCGCGACTACTACAACATCGGCGTCGCGACGGCGACCGACGTCGGATTGATGGTTCCCGTCCTCGAGGACGCCGACGAGAAGGGCCTCTTACAGCTGTCCTCGGAGATGAACGAACTCGTGCAGAAGGCCCGCGAGCGGTCGATTAGCCCCGGCGAACTGCGGGGCTCGACGTTTACGATCACCAACGTCGGCGCGATCGGCGGCGAGTACGCCACGCCGATCATCAACTACCCCGAGGCGGGGATCCTCGCGATCGGCGAGATCAAGCGTCGACCTCGCGTCGTCGAGCAGAATGGCGAGGAGTCGATCGAACCGCGATCCGTGCTGACGCTGTCGCTGTCGTTCGACCACCGGCTGATCGACGGCGCGATCGCCGCTCGGTTTACGAACACCGTCATGGAGTACCTCGAGAATCCCCAGCTACTATTGCTCGAGTAAGCCTACGAGAGGATATATCATGGAACCAGTCACCGCTACCACCGAACCCACACTCGAACCGCACGGAGGACCGCACTGATGGTCGTCGGAGACGTCACCACCGGCACGGACGTCCTGGTTATCGGCGCCGGCCCTGCGGGCTACGTCGCCGCGATCCGCGCCGGCCAGCTCGATCTGGACGTCACCCTCGTCGAGAAGGACGCCTACGGGGGGACCTGCCTGAACTACGGTTGTATCCCCTCGAAGGCGCTGATCACCGCGACCGACATCGCCCACGAGGCCCGCCACGCCGAGGAGATG includes these proteins:
- a CDS encoding dihydrolipoamide acetyltransferase family protein, with amino-acid sequence MVREFQLPDVGEGVAEGELVSWLVEEGDEVSEDQPVAEVETDKALVEVPAPVNGTVRELHVEAGEVVDVGTVIISFDVEGEVGEAAETEPEAEPAESETADGADTTASGEAGSPGAEPADIDEAETPATPEDRIFAPPRVRRLAREEGIDLARLEGSGPGGRITTADVEAAVRGGSLEGAAQVESTEGTAEAETDDSTSATDGTATASESVAAAAETETPSSASTPETPSTVESADRDRTLAAPATRRIAQEAGVDIDAVPAVEQRDGEAFVTPEAVREYAEAQQRAQEAADREALEAGGTGETGGTKGTQFAEGERERREPFRGVRKRIAEAMVESKYSAPHVTHHDEVDVTELVEAREELKPRAEERGIRLTYMPFIMKAVVAALQEYPEMNAVIDEENDEIVYRDYYNIGVATATDVGLMVPVLEDADEKGLLQLSSEMNELVQKARERSISPGELRGSTFTITNVGAIGGEYATPIINYPEAGILAIGEIKRRPRVVEQNGEESIEPRSVLTLSLSFDHRLIDGAIAARFTNTVMEYLENPQLLLLE
- a CDS encoding alpha-ketoacid dehydrogenase subunit beta, which gives rise to MATQPESDADVQATGESENLTLVQAVRDGLYTEMARDEDVVVMGEDVGKNGGVFRATEGLYDEFGENRVIDTPLAESGIIGTAIGMATYGMRPVPEIQFMGFIYPGFDQIVSHAARLRTRSRGRYTCPMVVRAPYGGGIRAPEHHSESTEAMFVHQPGLKVAIPSTPADAKGLLTSAIRSPDPVIFLEPKLIYRAFREEVPTESYEVPLGEAAVRREGSDISVYTWGAMTRPTLEAAENLADEIDVEVVDLRTLSPLDEATIVESFEKTGRAAVVHEAPKTGGLGAELVATLQEEALLYQEAPVERITGFDTPFPLYALEDYYLPEAARIEDGIRNAVEF